A region of Elusimicrobiota bacterium DNA encodes the following proteins:
- a CDS encoding glutamate-5-semialdehyde dehydrogenase, giving the protein MNRKKKSAVSVRKKKVASKGKKSPRVSTVAPSDYTPELLRLCVQAKEASRVLAGTSVDQRNRALLAMAEALEKNKVDILFRNEIDIEAGRRSGLSPALLDRLALTARRVTDMAQGLREVAELPDPLAEITDQWDRPSGLKVQKIRVPLGVIAMIYEARPNVTVDATGLCLKAGNAVVLRGGKEAVDSNTVLVRVLKDALAGVGLPASAVQFVGTTDRSVIRDLVRMDRFIDLVIPRGGEEMVNAIREMATVPVLSHGKGLCSVYVDKDADLGMAERIAFNAKVQRPGVCNAMETLLVHRDLAGTFIPGMVRRFAENRVTVRGDAAVQLWGGAAVVPAKADDFDMEFLDLELAMRVVDSVEEAVAHINTHGSHHSDAIVTQNEETARRFMSEVDSAAVFHNASTRLHDGGALGLGSEMGISTQKLHARGSMGLRELTTTKYLVRGSGQIRE; this is encoded by the coding sequence ATGAATCGTAAAAAAAAGTCCGCTGTGTCTGTTCGTAAAAAAAAGGTTGCTTCCAAGGGAAAAAAATCCCCGCGGGTGTCCACCGTGGCGCCGTCCGATTATACCCCCGAACTGCTTCGACTGTGTGTCCAAGCCAAAGAGGCGAGCCGGGTTTTGGCGGGAACCTCTGTGGACCAGCGGAACCGGGCGCTTTTGGCCATGGCCGAGGCCCTGGAAAAAAACAAGGTGGACATCCTTTTCCGCAACGAGATCGACATCGAGGCGGGGCGGCGGTCGGGGCTTTCCCCGGCGTTGTTGGACCGCTTGGCGCTCACGGCCCGGCGGGTGACGGATATGGCCCAGGGCCTCCGGGAGGTGGCGGAATTACCGGATCCCCTGGCGGAAATCACCGACCAATGGGACCGTCCCAGCGGGCTCAAGGTCCAAAAGATCCGGGTTCCCCTGGGGGTGATCGCCATGATCTATGAAGCCCGGCCGAACGTGACGGTGGACGCCACGGGGCTCTGTCTGAAGGCCGGAAACGCGGTGGTTCTCCGGGGTGGAAAAGAGGCCGTGGACTCCAACACGGTTTTGGTCCGCGTTCTTAAGGACGCGCTCGCGGGGGTGGGTTTGCCCGCGTCGGCCGTGCAGTTCGTCGGGACCACGGACCGCTCGGTGATTCGGGACCTGGTGCGCATGGATCGGTTCATCGATTTGGTCATCCCGCGCGGGGGGGAAGAGATGGTGAACGCCATCCGGGAAATGGCGACGGTTCCCGTGCTTTCCCACGGGAAGGGGCTCTGTTCGGTGTACGTGGACAAAGACGCCGATCTCGGAATGGCGGAACGGATCGCGTTCAACGCCAAGGTTCAACGCCCCGGCGTCTGCAACGCCATGGAAACCCTGTTGGTCCACCGCGACCTCGCCGGAACGTTCATTCCGGGAATGGTTCGGCGCTTCGCTGAAAACCGGGTGACGGTCCGCGGCGACGCCGCCGTCCAACTCTGGGGCGGCGCGGCGGTGGTCCCGGCCAAGGCGGATGATTTTGACATGGAATTTTTGGATCTGGAACTGGCGATGAGGGTCGTTGATTCCGTCGAGGAGGCCGTGGCCCACATCAACACGCACGGCAGTCATCATTCCGACGCCATCGTGACCCAAAACGAAGAAACGGCCCGGCGGTTTATGTCGGAGGTGGACTCGGCCGCTGTATTTCACAACGCCTCCACGCGCTTGCACGACGGCGGCGCTTTGGGGTTGGGGTCCGAAATGGGGATCTCCACCCAAAAGCTACATGCCCGCGGGAGCATGGGCTTGCGGGAACTCACCACCACTAAGTATTTGGTCCGCGGTTCAGGACAAATTCGGGAATAA